In one Lasioglossum baleicum chromosome 17, iyLasBale1, whole genome shotgun sequence genomic region, the following are encoded:
- the LOC143217605 gene encoding uncharacterized protein LOC143217605, giving the protein MDSLLPSSKAPAFSKRSAAFSRSSSMRSPLRTPIYLQVGVTRLLHLSVTTREGRAWFSSLQPFTQMRARRKGKWAQGEIGTLRGMKTRTPLTSDKRPSVIYSLYSNCRTELGKFFLVVAARPPPLYRNCKVIHIFLNGTRYFFTLIDAAGHSL; this is encoded by the exons atggacTCCTTGCTCCCTTCCTCCAAGGCCCCTGCCTTCTCGAAACGATCCGCGGCATTCTCGAGatcctctagtatgcgctcacccttaCGGACACCGATCTACCTTCAAGTTGGAGTCACGCGGTTGCTACATTTGTCGGTTACCACGCGCGAAGGAAGAGCGTGGTTTTCCTCGCTCCAACCCTTCACGCAGATGAGGGCGCGAAGGAAAGGGAAGTGGGCCCAAGGCGAAATTGGAACCTTGCGAGGGATGAAGACCAGAACACCTCTGACTTCCGATAAGAGACCCTCGGTGATCTACAGTTTGTACAGTAACTGTAGAACAGAGCTGGGGAAGTTCTTCCTCGTCGTTGCTGCTCGACCCCCACCATTATATAGG aaTTGCAAGGTCatccatatttttttaaatggaacgaggtatttttttacattaatcgatgcagctggacattcgttataa